From a region of the Pseudanabaena sp. BC1403 genome:
- a CDS encoding response regulator, translating into MKILLVEDDLHSTELLSQLLAESHYTIDSALNAKTAWQYIETYTYDLIILDVMLPDSDGIGLCTKLRAAGYNTPVLLLTAKDSTNDRVMGLEAGADDYVVKPYNFQELLARIRALLRRYSDRDNLIQELTWERLHLDIRTNTFSYNLKPFRLTQKEYRLLELFLRHPQRVFSRSALIDQVWSAGEFPSEEAVTTHIKGLRQKLKAAGLPIDPIETLYGLGYRLKPEPFQAAEIPDVQPVVTNPLSEESPSQIDKVRVLEVIAIVTKKLIAILPESIALLRRVAIALDEGNLDEDLRYDGYMEAHRLIGSMGSLGFPEGSAIAFQIEQKLKSDFALVQTDPPMLQQLITDLEASTCDPLKTVSPSISTSQPQSHHPQQQQGDLSKVMIVDDDPHILTILRALLENWNLEVITLQDPQKFWQVLESTSPDLLILDLIMPDCNGMDLCQSMRTSSLWKDLPIVFLSAHHDRETIRQLFVAGADDYLSKPIVEEDLYTRILSRLERSRLRQAADGNGHTHHYG; encoded by the coding sequence TTGAAGATTTTACTAGTTGAAGACGATCTACATTCTACGGAGCTACTTTCGCAGCTACTAGCAGAGTCGCATTACACAATTGATTCTGCTCTCAATGCTAAGACTGCGTGGCAATACATCGAAACCTATACCTACGATTTGATCATTCTCGATGTTATGTTGCCTGATAGTGATGGTATTGGACTATGTACCAAGCTTCGTGCTGCTGGTTACAATACCCCCGTGCTATTGCTAACCGCAAAGGATAGTACCAACGATCGCGTGATGGGTTTAGAGGCAGGTGCGGATGACTATGTGGTGAAGCCCTATAACTTTCAGGAATTATTGGCAAGGATTCGGGCGTTATTAAGGCGCTATAGCGATCGCGATAATCTCATTCAGGAATTAACGTGGGAGCGGCTTCATCTGGATATTAGAACAAATACATTTAGTTATAACCTGAAACCTTTCCGCTTAACCCAAAAGGAATATCGGCTATTAGAGTTGTTTCTCAGACATCCCCAACGAGTATTTAGCCGTAGTGCTTTGATCGATCAGGTGTGGTCGGCGGGAGAGTTTCCCAGTGAGGAGGCGGTGACAACACATATTAAGGGATTACGTCAAAAGCTGAAGGCGGCGGGACTGCCTATAGATCCGATTGAGACATTATATGGATTGGGATATCGCCTCAAACCTGAGCCTTTTCAAGCTGCGGAGATACCTGATGTTCAGCCTGTAGTCACAAATCCTTTGTCTGAAGAAAGCCCATCGCAGATAGATAAGGTGCGAGTGCTGGAGGTAATTGCGATTGTGACTAAGAAGTTAATCGCAATTTTGCCAGAGTCGATCGCGCTTTTACGTCGAGTAGCGATCGCTTTAGATGAGGGCAACTTGGACGAAGATTTACGCTATGACGGATATATGGAGGCGCATCGGCTCATTGGATCGATGGGTTCTTTAGGTTTTCCAGAAGGATCGGCGATCGCATTTCAGATCGAGCAGAAACTCAAAAGTGATTTTGCTTTAGTGCAGACTGATCCGCCGATGTTGCAGCAATTAATTACTGATTTAGAAGCAAGTACTTGTGACCCACTTAAGACTGTAAGTCCTAGCATTTCTACATCTCAGCCCCAATCTCATCACCCACAACAACAGCAAGGCGATCTCTCCAAAGTAATGATTGTCGATGACGATCCGCATATTCTGACGATTTTGCGGGCTTTACTGGAAAATTGGAATCTTGAGGTGATCACTTTGCAAGATCCGCAGAAGTTTTGGCAGGTTTTGGAATCCACTTCTCCTGACCTGCTGATTTTGGATTTGATCATGCCAGACTGTAACGGTATGGATTTGTGTCAATCCATGCGAACATCTTCGCTATGGAAAGATTTACCAATTGTGTTTTTGTCGGCTCATCACGATCGCGAGACAATTCGTCAATTGTTTGTTGCTGGAGCAGATGATTATCTCAGCAAGCCAATTGTGGAGGAAGATTTGTATACACGCATTCTCAGCCGTTTAGAGCGTAGTCGTCTGAGGCAGGCGGCAGATGGGAATGGGCATACACACCATTATGGTTAA
- a CDS encoding Uma2 family endonuclease: MILATKLKLPQQWHLATWEDYEALRDDEQSDRCKLFFDNYRLWVEMGAEGINHAKFGDLFAFILYICAIKFPDLKLSTFGGCQMEKRGARAAAPDIVVYVGDDIPTWQDGQSRFINLDQWRSPDLVGEISDTTLAIDLDQKKQIYADLGITEYWVIDVRADRIFAFQLDESGAYQQCETSQILPNLAIALLEQTMQMLSTKTNTEAAIWFSQQLK, translated from the coding sequence ATGATTTTAGCGACAAAGCTAAAGCTTCCTCAGCAATGGCATCTGGCAACTTGGGAAGATTATGAGGCACTGCGAGATGACGAACAGAGCGATCGCTGTAAGTTGTTTTTTGATAATTATCGTTTGTGGGTAGAAATGGGTGCAGAAGGAATTAATCACGCTAAATTTGGCGATTTATTTGCATTTATTTTGTATATCTGCGCTATCAAATTCCCTGATTTGAAGTTGAGTACTTTTGGTGGCTGTCAGATGGAAAAAAGAGGGGCTAGGGCGGCAGCACCTGACATTGTTGTGTATGTTGGGGATGATATTCCCACTTGGCAAGACGGACAATCTCGGTTTATTAATCTCGATCAATGGCGATCACCAGATTTAGTGGGTGAAATTTCAGATACGACTTTGGCAATCGATTTAGATCAAAAGAAGCAAATCTACGCAGATTTAGGAATTACGGAATATTGGGTAATTGATGTCCGTGCTGATCGCATTTTTGCTTTTCAATTAGATGAATCAGGTGCTTATCAACAATGTGAAACTTCTCAGATATTACCAAATTTAGCGATCGCCTTACTGGAACAAACGATGCAAATGTTATCCACAAAAACTAATACTGAAGCCGCTATCTGGTTTTCACAGCAACTAAAATAA
- the leuS gene encoding leucine--tRNA ligase, protein METRYNPQQIEPKWQKVWAQMQLDKVNNDAVGATGSSQKKKFYALSMFPYPSGDLHMGHVRNYTITDVIARYKRMQGYQVLHPMGWDAFGLPAENAAIDRNTHPAKWTYANIANMRSQLQQVGLSYDWDRELATCSPDYYKWTQWIFLQFLEAGLAYQKEAKVNWDPIDQTVIANEQVDNEGRSWRSGAIVEKRKLRQWFLKITDYAEQLLQDLDKLTDWPSNVKIMQANWIGKSTGAELSFPIVDSDEKITVFTTRPDTVYGVSYVVLAPEHPLVETLTSTAQKEAVDAFIQEVKNLSEIDRTSDDRPKRGVAIGASVVNPFTGKEVPIWIADYVLFEYGTGAVMGVPAHDVRDFAFAKQYNLPIQTVINAPNSNGEELKAAYTESGTMVNSGEFDGLDSVTAKTKIIKLAESKQWGTAKITYRLRDWLISRQRYWGCPIPVIHCPSCGIVPVPHADLPIALPEDVELTGRGASPLAQLDSWVNVPCPKCGTAAKRETDTMDTFIDSSWYFLRFADAKNDQEIGDRNAINNWMPVDQYVGGVEHAILHLLYSRFVTKVLRDRGLLNFDEPFMRLLTQGMVQGLTYMNPNKSGKDKWVPSALVDPTDPKDPKTGEPLQALYATMSKSKGNGVSPEVAIAKYGVDTLRMFTLFKAPPEKDLEWEDADVEGQQRFLNRVWRLVSSFAETKQHGISKKIDKNLRRAIHIAIKEVSEDFDGGYQLNTAISEMMKLSNALQDAEDKSSATFLEGVETLLTLLAPFAPHIAEELWALIGHEESIHLQTWRTHAPEALTVDEITLVIQINGKVRGSLQVPSSASNDKQALEEYARSSEAAQKYLEGKEIKKVIAVVGKLVNFVVI, encoded by the coding sequence ATGGAAACCAGATATAACCCCCAGCAGATCGAACCCAAGTGGCAAAAAGTTTGGGCACAGATGCAGCTTGACAAAGTAAATAATGATGCAGTTGGCGCGACAGGTAGTAGTCAAAAAAAGAAATTCTACGCGCTGTCAATGTTTCCCTATCCATCAGGGGATCTGCATATGGGGCATGTCCGCAACTACACGATCACCGATGTCATCGCTCGATATAAGCGGATGCAGGGCTATCAAGTTTTACACCCAATGGGCTGGGATGCTTTCGGATTGCCTGCGGAAAATGCAGCGATCGATCGCAATACCCATCCTGCCAAATGGACTTACGCAAATATCGCCAATATGCGATCGCAGCTTCAACAAGTGGGCTTGTCCTACGACTGGGATCGCGAGTTAGCGACCTGTTCGCCCGACTATTACAAATGGACTCAATGGATCTTTTTGCAATTTTTAGAAGCAGGTTTGGCTTATCAAAAAGAAGCAAAGGTTAACTGGGACCCAATCGATCAGACTGTAATTGCCAATGAGCAGGTTGATAATGAGGGTAGATCTTGGCGATCGGGTGCGATCGTTGAGAAGCGCAAATTGCGTCAATGGTTCTTGAAAATCACCGACTATGCCGAACAACTTTTGCAAGATTTGGATAAGCTCACCGACTGGCCATCCAATGTCAAGATCATGCAAGCCAACTGGATCGGCAAATCCACAGGCGCAGAGCTAAGTTTCCCAATTGTTGACAGTGACGAAAAAATCACAGTATTCACTACTCGCCCCGATACAGTCTACGGCGTGAGTTATGTCGTGCTTGCTCCAGAGCATCCTTTAGTCGAGACATTGACTAGCACTGCCCAAAAAGAAGCCGTTGACGCATTTATTCAAGAAGTCAAAAATCTCAGCGAAATCGATCGCACATCTGATGATCGTCCTAAACGTGGCGTAGCGATCGGCGCAAGTGTAGTTAATCCGTTTACAGGAAAAGAAGTTCCCATCTGGATTGCGGACTATGTTCTATTTGAATATGGAACAGGCGCAGTCATGGGAGTTCCTGCCCATGATGTCCGCGATTTTGCCTTCGCAAAACAATATAACCTTCCAATCCAAACAGTAATTAATGCGCCTAACTCCAATGGTGAAGAACTAAAGGCTGCCTATACTGAATCTGGAACTATGGTCAATTCAGGTGAATTTGACGGATTAGATTCCGTAACAGCGAAAACCAAAATCATCAAACTTGCGGAATCAAAGCAATGGGGAACTGCCAAAATCACCTATCGCCTTCGTGATTGGTTGATTTCCCGCCAAAGATATTGGGGCTGTCCAATTCCTGTCATTCATTGCCCTAGCTGCGGCATCGTTCCCGTTCCTCATGCAGATTTACCGATCGCATTGCCAGAGGATGTCGAACTCACAGGTCGCGGCGCATCACCCCTAGCCCAACTAGACTCTTGGGTAAATGTCCCTTGTCCCAAATGCGGCACAGCCGCCAAGCGTGAAACCGACACGATGGATACCTTTATCGATTCATCTTGGTATTTCTTGCGCTTTGCCGATGCTAAGAACGATCAGGAAATAGGCGATCGCAATGCCATCAATAACTGGATGCCCGTCGATCAATATGTTGGCGGCGTAGAACATGCGATTTTGCACTTGCTCTATTCGCGATTTGTGACTAAGGTTTTGCGCGATCGGGGCTTACTCAATTTCGATGAACCCTTTATGCGTTTACTCACTCAGGGCATGGTACAAGGGTTAACCTACATGAACCCCAACAAAAGCGGCAAAGACAAATGGGTTCCCTCGGCTTTAGTCGATCCTACAGATCCCAAAGATCCGAAAACAGGCGAACCTTTACAAGCGCTATATGCCACGATGTCCAAATCTAAGGGTAATGGGGTATCTCCTGAAGTAGCGATCGCAAAGTATGGAGTCGATACTTTGCGAATGTTCACACTCTTCAAAGCTCCACCTGAAAAGGATTTGGAATGGGAAGACGCGGACGTAGAAGGGCAACAACGCTTCTTAAATCGAGTCTGGCGCTTAGTCTCTAGCTTTGCAGAAACTAAACAGCATGGCATCTCCAAAAAGATTGATAAGAACTTGCGCCGCGCCATTCACATCGCAATTAAGGAAGTATCCGAAGATTTCGATGGTGGTTATCAGCTCAATACCGCAATTTCCGAAATGATGAAGCTCAGCAATGCTTTGCAAGATGCAGAAGATAAGAGTTCCGCAACTTTCTTGGAAGGTGTGGAAACTCTCTTAACTTTGCTTGCTCCCTTTGCGCCACACATTGCTGAGGAACTTTGGGCGCTCATCGGTCACGAAGAATCGATTCATTTGCAAACTTGGCGCACTCATGCTCCAGAAGCACTTACTGTTGATGAGATTACGCTCGTAATTCAAATCAACGGTAAAGTTCGCGGCAGCCTCCAAGTACCATCTAGCGCTAGCAATGACAAGCAAGCCTTAGAGGAATATGCCCGCAGCTCGGAAGCGGCGCAGAAGTATCTTGAAGGTAAGGAGATCAAGAAGGTGATTGCAGTTGTAGGGAAGTTGGTAAATTTTGTAGTCATCTAG
- a CDS encoding diguanylate cyclase, which produces MKVPDYPENEEIRISALRSLNILDTQPEERFDRLTRLAKRLFGVSIAMVNMVDMNRLWCKSSQGIGVETSEYSRATSFCGHAILGDDIFVIPDALMDQRFLDNPFVLGDPKVRFYAGIPLVITNGCKVGTLCLVDRDPRTFSEEDQGLLRDLGQMAEQEMAAVRMATIDELTQISNRRGFIALSTHALNLCKRLEKPASLFFFDLDLFKEINDRYGHAEGDRALIGFSQILKEAFRESDVIGRLGGDEFVVLLTNADHQQSKLILSRLEQIRTDFNKTAARGYDILCSVGIVAFDPNRHQSIEDLLEDGDRLMYAQKQTKRPKSLQ; this is translated from the coding sequence ATGAAAGTGCCAGATTACCCAGAAAATGAAGAAATTCGTATAAGTGCATTGCGATCGCTAAATATTCTCGATACGCAACCAGAGGAACGCTTTGATCGATTGACTCGACTTGCTAAGCGGTTATTTGGTGTATCGATCGCAATGGTTAACATGGTTGATATGAACCGACTCTGGTGCAAGTCTTCTCAAGGTATAGGCGTAGAAACATCTGAATATTCCAGAGCGACATCATTTTGCGGTCATGCAATTTTGGGGGATGATATTTTTGTTATTCCTGATGCCTTAATGGATCAGAGGTTTTTGGATAATCCATTTGTGCTGGGTGATCCTAAAGTGCGCTTTTATGCTGGAATTCCCCTCGTTATTACTAATGGTTGCAAGGTTGGTACTCTCTGTTTAGTAGATCGAGATCCACGTACATTTAGCGAGGAAGATCAAGGGCTGTTACGTGATCTTGGGCAGATGGCTGAGCAGGAGATGGCGGCTGTGCGGATGGCAACCATTGACGAATTGACACAAATTTCTAATCGCAGGGGATTTATCGCCCTATCTACTCATGCGCTAAATTTGTGCAAACGATTAGAAAAGCCAGCTTCACTATTTTTCTTTGACCTAGATTTATTTAAAGAAATTAATGATCGCTATGGTCATGCTGAAGGCGATCGCGCCTTAATTGGTTTCAGTCAAATCTTAAAAGAAGCTTTTCGTGAGTCTGATGTGATTGGTCGGCTGGGTGGCGATGAGTTTGTCGTTTTATTGACCAATGCCGATCATCAACAAAGCAAATTAATTTTGAGCCGTCTTGAGCAAATCAGAACAGACTTTAATAAAACCGCTGCTCGTGGCTACGATATTCTCTGTAGTGTTGGTATTGTTGCGTTTGATCCTAATCGTCATCAATCAATCGAAGATCTTCTAGAAGATGGCGATCGCTTGATGTATGCCCAAAAGCAAACCAAGCGTCCAAAGTCCTTACAATAA
- a CDS encoding Uma2 family endonuclease, producing MTAQLITPNSTSNVYKFTVQQYELMHEVGVFAEGDRLELINGEIRVMSPIGRKHGACVAKTTRAFQIKLGNRTIIWAQNPIRLSDHSEPQPDLAILKLRDDFYAEALPTPDDILLLIEVADSTIAYDRDVKSPLYAANGVPEMWLFDVNKKLVEGYSQPSASGYKRMQRYEKGDTLSPLAFPEMIFNWSELF from the coding sequence ATGACAGCCCAATTAATTACACCAAACTCCACATCTAATGTGTATAAGTTCACAGTGCAGCAATATGAGCTGATGCACGAAGTGGGTGTATTTGCTGAAGGCGATCGCCTTGAACTAATTAATGGAGAAATCAGAGTAATGTCGCCCATTGGTAGAAAACATGGAGCTTGTGTGGCGAAAACAACTAGAGCTTTTCAAATCAAATTAGGCAATCGGACGATTATCTGGGCGCAGAATCCAATTCGCTTGAGCGATCATTCTGAACCACAGCCAGATTTGGCGATCTTGAAATTACGTGATGATTTTTATGCAGAGGCTTTGCCTACGCCTGACGATATTTTGTTGCTTATCGAAGTTGCGGATAGCACGATCGCTTATGATCGTGATGTCAAAAGTCCTCTTTACGCTGCGAACGGGGTTCCAGAGATGTGGCTATTTGATGTGAATAAAAAATTAGTAGAAGGATATTCACAACCATCAGCATCAGGTTATAAGAGAATGCAGCGCTATGAAAAGGGAGATACTCTGTCGCCGCTTGCTTTTCCTGAGATGATTTTTAACTGGTCAGAATTATTTTAG
- a CDS encoding Uma2 family endonuclease codes for MQATVIETEQEQEPQIHLWSIADYHQMIEVGVLDEDDRVELLEGKIVCMSPQRPFHAASVQRSSRLLFKLLGDRAEIRIQLPVTLGNDSEPEPDIAVIRFDANEYSFRHPEAPDIYLLIEVADWTISKDRKQKARIYGKNQVLEYWILDLQKRQVYIFRQPEDGSYREELILNSDATATMQAFPDVVIALDALFAIAQK; via the coding sequence ATGCAAGCGACTGTAATTGAAACAGAACAGGAACAAGAGCCTCAAATTCATCTTTGGTCGATCGCGGACTATCATCAAATGATTGAGGTGGGAGTTTTGGATGAGGACGATCGCGTAGAACTGTTGGAAGGAAAAATTGTTTGTATGAGTCCACAACGACCATTTCATGCGGCAAGTGTGCAACGTAGTAGTAGATTACTATTTAAATTGCTAGGAGATCGCGCCGAAATTCGCATACAGTTACCCGTGACATTAGGGAATGATTCTGAGCCAGAACCAGATATTGCTGTTATCAGGTTTGATGCTAATGAGTATTCATTTAGACATCCTGAAGCCCCTGATATTTATCTGTTGATAGAAGTTGCTGATTGGACTATCTCAAAAGATCGCAAGCAAAAGGCGCGTATTTATGGCAAAAACCAAGTTTTAGAATATTGGATTCTCGATTTACAAAAACGACAAGTTTACATATTCCGTCAACCAGAGGATGGAAGCTATCGTGAAGAATTGATTTTGAATAGCGATGCTACTGCTACTATGCAAGCTTTTCCTGATGTGGTGATCGCTTTAGATGCTTTGTTTGCGATCGCGCAAAAATAA